The Mustela lutreola isolate mMusLut2 chromosome 3, mMusLut2.pri, whole genome shotgun sequence genome includes a region encoding these proteins:
- the PASK gene encoding PAS domain-containing serine/threonine-protein kinase isoform X1 produces MLRARGLVEGLCAGLQSAGQSSACRPLQVSAAASVHWPTSSRRRRADLAREKGPSPVNVQRWAPALVLGPGHRGPAPPAGAGTAYRGPEASPVDPVQRAAASVDPSALWACLTREGASFRPPPSRPQRGDPGVFRDWRKQSHLNPAGGCALTVAPLASGLPMEDRGSPESPAAQTATEPSESLSSAHRHLSRRNGLSKLCQSRMGLSEDKWNSYCLSSLAAQSICTSRLHCLVPPEQTDLAGSLGSASCCSLLRGLSSGWSTPLFPTPVCNPNKAVFTVDAKTTEILVANDKACQLLGHSSHDLIGQKLTQFFLRPDSDVVKALSEEHMGADGRAAVVFGTVVDVVSRSGERIPVSVWMKKVKQEHSLCCVVVLEPVERVSAWVAFQSDGTITSCDSPFALLHGYASGEDVLGQPITDLIPSVQLPTPGEPVPQNLKIQRSVGRAKDGTTFPLSLKLKSQSSSETAEDGRMVPEWSYSASIWVFSTISGLITLLPDGTIYGINHSFALMLFGYGKTELLGKNITFLIPGFYHGMGLACDTSFPLPDLADQSGPGETSVGPRQSRNWAGTGVEPLDPRAPSASVGGHVLPGGETLEPVGRSQEDFTGTWTQADPGGHLPSSLPCLPTPGVESILEGGPPAQEWSSPEDQRDIPEGSPPAQEWSSPKDQRDIPEGSLPAQERSSSEDQRDIPEGIPPGQEWSSSEDQRAIPEGSPSALTQQSSPKDQPNPLLEKEDSAAPESLRQDLVERSGSDPVDTWMSASREASEGRSGQAKMSRPYLEAQPEWTSSSSAHHSNCWVDSLMSKPYAAGKLAGEGLLLPCPGYGGEQSTQSGSPPGTAQLPFSTPALDELWVAVENDREELQTCLIKEQLSKLSLVGPLGVSYTELAPADHPRCSASVSLCDLGSRGLSSRGGSSSACYALATDLPGVLDTVQAQEADGNSFSWNLKELFLDEWTDRTSSNCSCTTMEIVGTPSPLPVGSDADLSGLHRRGSDVLDDRELLLLTGTYFHLGEARQFHESHLVPDPVEPSEMCLVSSEHYAVSGRESHACILPTLGAGPVDVCPAEEPRLSFQVTSTPVRTDSPATSGATCVRQEIQEGTYAGSCHHRDGAQLSVQFEVKRVELQGSSTLFCCWLVKDLLHSHWDSATRTRLLLASLPSSSHSMCELSGPSVGEMLRSKPWFEEPPKAMELEGLAACEGAYSHKYSTLSPLGSGAFGFVWTAVDKEANKEVVVKFIKKEKVLEDCWIEDPKLGKVTLEIAILSRVDHANIIKVLDVFENQGFFQLVMEKHGSGLDLFAFIDLHPNLDEPLASYIFRQLVAAVGYLRSKNIIHRDIKDENIVIAEDFTIKLIDFGSAAYLEKGRLFHTFCGTIEYCAPEVLMGNPYKGPELEMWSLGVTLYTLIFEENPFCELEETMEATIHPPYLVSEDLMNLMSGLLQPVPEQRTTLEKLVTDPWVTQPVNLANYTWDEVCHMNKPESGALSGVSLETESRCAREVAWALEP; encoded by the exons CTGACAGTTGCTCCCCTGGCCAGCGGGCTCCCGATGGAGGACAGAGGCTCCCCTGAAAGCCCGGCTGCGCAGACTGCCACTGAGCCCAGCGAGTCCCTGTCCTCGGCCCACAGACACCTGAGCAGGAGGAATGGGCTTTCGAAACTCTGCCAGAGCAGGATGGGCCTCTCCG AAGACAAATGGAACTCCTATTGTCTGTCATCTTTGGCTGCCCAGAGCATCTGCACCAGCAGACTACATTGCCTGGTGCCGCCGGAGCAGACCGACCTGGCCGGGTCCCTGGGCAGTGCAtcctgctgctccctgctgcGGGGCTTGTCCTCAGGGTGGTCCACGCCCCTGTTTCCGACTCCCGTGTGCAACCCGAACAAGGCAGTGTTCACCGTGGATGCCAAGACCACAGAG ATCCTGGTTGCCAACGACAAGGCTTGTCAGCTCCTGGGGCACAGCAGCCATGACCTGATCGGCCAGAAGCTCACGCAGTTCTTCCTGAGGCCGGATTCCGATGTGGTAAAGGCCCTCAGCGAAGAGCACATGGGGGCCGATGGCCGAGCCGCTGTTGTGTTCGGTACAGTG GTGGACGTCGTGAGCCGCAGTGGGGAGAGGATCCCGGTGTCCGTGTGGATGAAGAAGGTGAAGCAGGAACACAGCCTGTGCTGCGTGGTCGTACTAGAGCCTGTGGAGCGGGTGTCGGCCTGGGTTGCTTTCCAGAGCGAT GGCACCATAACATCCTGCGACAGCCCGTTCGCTCTCCTGCATGGGTACGCATCTGGGGAGGATGTGCTTGGGCAGCCCATCACAGACCTGATCCCTTCTGTGCAGCTCCCTACCCCTGGCGAGCCTGTCCCCCAG AATCTCAAGATTCAGAGGTCTGTCGGGAGAGCCAAGGATGGCACCACCTTCCCTCTGAGCTTAAAACTGAAATCTCAGTCCAGCAGTGAGACGGCGGAAGATGGTCGCATGGTCCCCGAGTGGAGTTACTCCGCGTCCATCTGGGTCTTCTCCACCATCAGCGGCCTCATCACCCTCCTGCCTGACGGGACCATCTATGGCATCAACCACAGCTTTGCTCTGATGCTATTTGGTTATGGGAAGACTGAGCTCCTGGGCAAG AATATCACTTTCCTGATTCCCGGCTTCTACCATGGCATGGGCCTCGCATGTGACACTTCCTTCCCATTGCCAGACCTGGCCGACCAGAGTGGGCCTGGGGAGACAAGCGTGGGCCCCCGGCAGAGCCGGAACTGGGCTGGCACAGGCGTGG AGCCACTAGATCCAAGAGCTCCCAGTGCATCTGTTGGAGGGCACGTTTTGCCAGGAGGGGAGACCCTAGAGCCAGTGGGAAGAAGCCAAGAAGACTTTACTGGGACCTGGACCCAAGCAGACCCTGGAGGccacctcccttcttccctcccatgTCTGCCCACTCCAGG AGTGGAAAGCATCCTAGAAGGAGGCCCACCAGCCCAGGAATGGTCCTCACCTGAGGACCAGCGAGATATCCCAGAAGGAAGCCCACCAGCCCAGGAATGGTCTTCACCCAAGGACCAGCGAGATATCCCAGAAGGAAGCCTACCAGCCCAGGAAAGGTCCTCATCCGAGGACCAGCGAGACATCCCAGAAGGAATCCCACCAGGCCAGGAATGGTCCTCATCTGAGGACCAGCGAGCCATCCCAGAAGGAAGCCCATCGGCCCTTACTCAACAGTCATCACCCAAAGACCAGCCAAATCCTCTCTTGGAGAAAGAGGATTCTGCAGCCCCAGAGAGCCTGAGACAGGATCTTGTGGAAAGAAGTGGGTCTGACCCAGTTGACACATGGATGTCTGCTTCCCGTGAAGCATCTGAGGGCAGGAGCGGGCAAGCTAAAATGAGTAGGCCGTATCTGGAGGCACAGCCAGAGTGGACAAGTTCGAGCAGTGCCCATCATTCAAACTGTTGGGTTGATTCCCTCATGTCCAAGCCCTATGCCGCAGGCAAGCTGGCAGGGGAGGGCCTCCTGCTGCCCTGCCCTGGATATGGGGGTGAGCAGAGCACGCAGTCAGGAAGCCCCCCTGGGACAGCGCAACTCCCGTTCTCCACACCTGCCCTAGATGAGCTGTGGGTGGCTGTGGAGAATGACCGAGAGGAGCTACAGACTTGCTTGATTAAGGAGCAGCTGTCCAAGTTGAGCCTTGTGGGACCACTGGGTGTCTCCTACACCGAGCTGGCCCCAGCAGATCACCCCCGATGCTCTGCTTCTGTGTCCTTGTGTGACCTGGGAAGCAGAGGCTTGTCTAGCCGAGGGGGCAGCTCTTCAGCCTGCTATGCTCTGGCCACGGACCTCCCTGGTGTCCTAGACACAGTACAGGCCCAGGAGGCTGATGGGAATTCTTTCTCCTGGAACCTCAAGGAGCTCTTTCTCGATGAATGGACAGATCGAACTTCCTCCAATTGTTCCTGCACCACGATGGAGATTGTGGGGACGCCGTCTCCTTTGCCGGTGGGCTCTGATGCAGACCTGAGTGGTCTGCACCGGCGGGGATCTGATGTTCTGGATGACCGAGAACTGTTGCTCCTGACCGGCACTTACTTCCATCTTGGGGAGGCTCGGCAGTTTCACGAGAGCCATCTGGTGCCGGATCCGGTAGAGCCCTCTGAGATGTGTCTGGTGTCCTCGGAACACTATGCAGTCAGCGGCAGAGAGAGCCATGCCTGTATCCTTCCCACGCTGGGGGCTGGCCCCGTAGATGTGTGTCCAGCAGAGGAGCCCAGGCTGAGCTTCCAGGTCACCTCAACGCCTGTGAGAACGGACAGCCCAGCAACATCTGGGGCCACCTGCGTGCGCCAGGAGATCCAGGAGGGGACCTATGCCGGCAGCTGCCACCACCGGGACGGAGCTCAGCTGA gtGTGCAGTTTGAGGTGAAGCGGGTGGAGCTCCAGGGCTCCTCGACCCTGTTCTGCTGCTGGCTCGTGAAAGACCTGCTGCACAGCCACTGGGACTCAGCCACGCGCACGCGCCTGCTCCTGGCCAGCCTGCCCAGCTCCAGCCACTCCATGTGCGAGCTTTCTGGACCCAGCGTAGGGGAG ATGCTCAGAAGCAAGCCCTGGTTTGAGGAGCCTCCGAAGGCTATGGAGCTGGAGGGACTGGCGGCCTGTGAGGGTGCATACTCCCACAAGTACAGCACGCTGAGCCCGCTGGGCAGCGGTGCCTTTGGCTTCGTCTGGACTGCAGTGGACAAGGAAGCCAACAAGGAG GTGGTGGTGAAGTTTATTAAGAAGGAGAAGGTTTTGGAGGATTGTTGGATCGAGGATCCCAAACTTGGGAAAGTTACTTTGGAGATTGCGATTCTGTCCAGGGTGGACCATGCCAATATCATCAAG GTTTTGGATGTATTTGAAAACCAAGGGTTCTTTCAGCTGGTGATGGAGAAGCACGGCTCTGGTCTGGACCTCTTTGCCTTCATTGACCTCCATCCCAACCTTGATGAGCCCCTGGCGAGTTACATCTTCCGACAA CTAGTGGCAGCAGTGGGCTACCTGCGCTCCAAGAACATCATTCACCGGGACATCAAGGATGAGAACATTGTCATTGCTGAGGACTTCACAATCAAGCTCATCGACTTCGGCTCTGCCGCCTACTTGGAGAAGGGCAGGCTGTTTCACACATTCTGTGGGACGATCGAGTACTGTGCCCCTGAAGTCCTCATGGGAAACCC ATACAAGGGGCCAGAGCTGGAGATGTGGTCCCTGGGGGTCACGCTGTACACGCTGATCTTTGAGGAGAACCCCTTCTGTGAGCTGGAGGAGACCATGGAGGCCACGATCCACCCCCCATACCTGGTGTCGGAAG ATCTCATGAACCTCATGTCTGGGCTGCTGCAGCCTGTCCCTGAGCAGCGTACCACCCTGGAGAAGCTGGTGACAGACCCCTGGGTGACACAGCCCGTAAATCTTGCTAACTACACCTGGGATGAGGTGTGTCACATGAACAAGCCAG AAAGCGGAGCGCTGTCCGGTGTGAGCCTGGAGACAGAGAGCAGGTGTGCCAGGGAGGTGGCATGGGCGCTGGAGCCCTGA
- the PASK gene encoding PAS domain-containing serine/threonine-protein kinase isoform X2, producing MWSSATGVFRLTSPGQLTVAPLASGLPMEDRGSPESPAAQTATEPSESLSSAHRHLSRRNGLSKLCQSRMGLSEDKWNSYCLSSLAAQSICTSRLHCLVPPEQTDLAGSLGSASCCSLLRGLSSGWSTPLFPTPVCNPNKAVFTVDAKTTEILVANDKACQLLGHSSHDLIGQKLTQFFLRPDSDVVKALSEEHMGADGRAAVVFGTVVDVVSRSGERIPVSVWMKKVKQEHSLCCVVVLEPVERVSAWVAFQSDGTITSCDSPFALLHGYASGEDVLGQPITDLIPSVQLPTPGEPVPQNLKIQRSVGRAKDGTTFPLSLKLKSQSSSETAEDGRMVPEWSYSASIWVFSTISGLITLLPDGTIYGINHSFALMLFGYGKTELLGKNITFLIPGFYHGMGLACDTSFPLPDLADQSGPGETSVGPRQSRNWAGTGVEPLDPRAPSASVGGHVLPGGETLEPVGRSQEDFTGTWTQADPGGHLPSSLPCLPTPGVESILEGGPPAQEWSSPEDQRDIPEGSPPAQEWSSPKDQRDIPEGSLPAQERSSSEDQRDIPEGIPPGQEWSSSEDQRAIPEGSPSALTQQSSPKDQPNPLLEKEDSAAPESLRQDLVERSGSDPVDTWMSASREASEGRSGQAKMSRPYLEAQPEWTSSSSAHHSNCWVDSLMSKPYAAGKLAGEGLLLPCPGYGGEQSTQSGSPPGTAQLPFSTPALDELWVAVENDREELQTCLIKEQLSKLSLVGPLGVSYTELAPADHPRCSASVSLCDLGSRGLSSRGGSSSACYALATDLPGVLDTVQAQEADGNSFSWNLKELFLDEWTDRTSSNCSCTTMEIVGTPSPLPVGSDADLSGLHRRGSDVLDDRELLLLTGTYFHLGEARQFHESHLVPDPVEPSEMCLVSSEHYAVSGRESHACILPTLGAGPVDVCPAEEPRLSFQVTSTPVRTDSPATSGATCVRQEIQEGTYAGSCHHRDGAQLSVQFEVKRVELQGSSTLFCCWLVKDLLHSHWDSATRTRLLLASLPSSSHSMCELSGPSVGEMLRSKPWFEEPPKAMELEGLAACEGAYSHKYSTLSPLGSGAFGFVWTAVDKEANKEVVVKFIKKEKVLEDCWIEDPKLGKVTLEIAILSRVDHANIIKVLDVFENQGFFQLVMEKHGSGLDLFAFIDLHPNLDEPLASYIFRQLVAAVGYLRSKNIIHRDIKDENIVIAEDFTIKLIDFGSAAYLEKGRLFHTFCGTIEYCAPEVLMGNPYKGPELEMWSLGVTLYTLIFEENPFCELEETMEATIHPPYLVSEDLMNLMSGLLQPVPEQRTTLEKLVTDPWVTQPVNLANYTWDEVCHMNKPESGALSGVSLETESRCAREVAWALEP from the exons CTGACAGTTGCTCCCCTGGCCAGCGGGCTCCCGATGGAGGACAGAGGCTCCCCTGAAAGCCCGGCTGCGCAGACTGCCACTGAGCCCAGCGAGTCCCTGTCCTCGGCCCACAGACACCTGAGCAGGAGGAATGGGCTTTCGAAACTCTGCCAGAGCAGGATGGGCCTCTCCG AAGACAAATGGAACTCCTATTGTCTGTCATCTTTGGCTGCCCAGAGCATCTGCACCAGCAGACTACATTGCCTGGTGCCGCCGGAGCAGACCGACCTGGCCGGGTCCCTGGGCAGTGCAtcctgctgctccctgctgcGGGGCTTGTCCTCAGGGTGGTCCACGCCCCTGTTTCCGACTCCCGTGTGCAACCCGAACAAGGCAGTGTTCACCGTGGATGCCAAGACCACAGAG ATCCTGGTTGCCAACGACAAGGCTTGTCAGCTCCTGGGGCACAGCAGCCATGACCTGATCGGCCAGAAGCTCACGCAGTTCTTCCTGAGGCCGGATTCCGATGTGGTAAAGGCCCTCAGCGAAGAGCACATGGGGGCCGATGGCCGAGCCGCTGTTGTGTTCGGTACAGTG GTGGACGTCGTGAGCCGCAGTGGGGAGAGGATCCCGGTGTCCGTGTGGATGAAGAAGGTGAAGCAGGAACACAGCCTGTGCTGCGTGGTCGTACTAGAGCCTGTGGAGCGGGTGTCGGCCTGGGTTGCTTTCCAGAGCGAT GGCACCATAACATCCTGCGACAGCCCGTTCGCTCTCCTGCATGGGTACGCATCTGGGGAGGATGTGCTTGGGCAGCCCATCACAGACCTGATCCCTTCTGTGCAGCTCCCTACCCCTGGCGAGCCTGTCCCCCAG AATCTCAAGATTCAGAGGTCTGTCGGGAGAGCCAAGGATGGCACCACCTTCCCTCTGAGCTTAAAACTGAAATCTCAGTCCAGCAGTGAGACGGCGGAAGATGGTCGCATGGTCCCCGAGTGGAGTTACTCCGCGTCCATCTGGGTCTTCTCCACCATCAGCGGCCTCATCACCCTCCTGCCTGACGGGACCATCTATGGCATCAACCACAGCTTTGCTCTGATGCTATTTGGTTATGGGAAGACTGAGCTCCTGGGCAAG AATATCACTTTCCTGATTCCCGGCTTCTACCATGGCATGGGCCTCGCATGTGACACTTCCTTCCCATTGCCAGACCTGGCCGACCAGAGTGGGCCTGGGGAGACAAGCGTGGGCCCCCGGCAGAGCCGGAACTGGGCTGGCACAGGCGTGG AGCCACTAGATCCAAGAGCTCCCAGTGCATCTGTTGGAGGGCACGTTTTGCCAGGAGGGGAGACCCTAGAGCCAGTGGGAAGAAGCCAAGAAGACTTTACTGGGACCTGGACCCAAGCAGACCCTGGAGGccacctcccttcttccctcccatgTCTGCCCACTCCAGG AGTGGAAAGCATCCTAGAAGGAGGCCCACCAGCCCAGGAATGGTCCTCACCTGAGGACCAGCGAGATATCCCAGAAGGAAGCCCACCAGCCCAGGAATGGTCTTCACCCAAGGACCAGCGAGATATCCCAGAAGGAAGCCTACCAGCCCAGGAAAGGTCCTCATCCGAGGACCAGCGAGACATCCCAGAAGGAATCCCACCAGGCCAGGAATGGTCCTCATCTGAGGACCAGCGAGCCATCCCAGAAGGAAGCCCATCGGCCCTTACTCAACAGTCATCACCCAAAGACCAGCCAAATCCTCTCTTGGAGAAAGAGGATTCTGCAGCCCCAGAGAGCCTGAGACAGGATCTTGTGGAAAGAAGTGGGTCTGACCCAGTTGACACATGGATGTCTGCTTCCCGTGAAGCATCTGAGGGCAGGAGCGGGCAAGCTAAAATGAGTAGGCCGTATCTGGAGGCACAGCCAGAGTGGACAAGTTCGAGCAGTGCCCATCATTCAAACTGTTGGGTTGATTCCCTCATGTCCAAGCCCTATGCCGCAGGCAAGCTGGCAGGGGAGGGCCTCCTGCTGCCCTGCCCTGGATATGGGGGTGAGCAGAGCACGCAGTCAGGAAGCCCCCCTGGGACAGCGCAACTCCCGTTCTCCACACCTGCCCTAGATGAGCTGTGGGTGGCTGTGGAGAATGACCGAGAGGAGCTACAGACTTGCTTGATTAAGGAGCAGCTGTCCAAGTTGAGCCTTGTGGGACCACTGGGTGTCTCCTACACCGAGCTGGCCCCAGCAGATCACCCCCGATGCTCTGCTTCTGTGTCCTTGTGTGACCTGGGAAGCAGAGGCTTGTCTAGCCGAGGGGGCAGCTCTTCAGCCTGCTATGCTCTGGCCACGGACCTCCCTGGTGTCCTAGACACAGTACAGGCCCAGGAGGCTGATGGGAATTCTTTCTCCTGGAACCTCAAGGAGCTCTTTCTCGATGAATGGACAGATCGAACTTCCTCCAATTGTTCCTGCACCACGATGGAGATTGTGGGGACGCCGTCTCCTTTGCCGGTGGGCTCTGATGCAGACCTGAGTGGTCTGCACCGGCGGGGATCTGATGTTCTGGATGACCGAGAACTGTTGCTCCTGACCGGCACTTACTTCCATCTTGGGGAGGCTCGGCAGTTTCACGAGAGCCATCTGGTGCCGGATCCGGTAGAGCCCTCTGAGATGTGTCTGGTGTCCTCGGAACACTATGCAGTCAGCGGCAGAGAGAGCCATGCCTGTATCCTTCCCACGCTGGGGGCTGGCCCCGTAGATGTGTGTCCAGCAGAGGAGCCCAGGCTGAGCTTCCAGGTCACCTCAACGCCTGTGAGAACGGACAGCCCAGCAACATCTGGGGCCACCTGCGTGCGCCAGGAGATCCAGGAGGGGACCTATGCCGGCAGCTGCCACCACCGGGACGGAGCTCAGCTGA gtGTGCAGTTTGAGGTGAAGCGGGTGGAGCTCCAGGGCTCCTCGACCCTGTTCTGCTGCTGGCTCGTGAAAGACCTGCTGCACAGCCACTGGGACTCAGCCACGCGCACGCGCCTGCTCCTGGCCAGCCTGCCCAGCTCCAGCCACTCCATGTGCGAGCTTTCTGGACCCAGCGTAGGGGAG ATGCTCAGAAGCAAGCCCTGGTTTGAGGAGCCTCCGAAGGCTATGGAGCTGGAGGGACTGGCGGCCTGTGAGGGTGCATACTCCCACAAGTACAGCACGCTGAGCCCGCTGGGCAGCGGTGCCTTTGGCTTCGTCTGGACTGCAGTGGACAAGGAAGCCAACAAGGAG GTGGTGGTGAAGTTTATTAAGAAGGAGAAGGTTTTGGAGGATTGTTGGATCGAGGATCCCAAACTTGGGAAAGTTACTTTGGAGATTGCGATTCTGTCCAGGGTGGACCATGCCAATATCATCAAG GTTTTGGATGTATTTGAAAACCAAGGGTTCTTTCAGCTGGTGATGGAGAAGCACGGCTCTGGTCTGGACCTCTTTGCCTTCATTGACCTCCATCCCAACCTTGATGAGCCCCTGGCGAGTTACATCTTCCGACAA CTAGTGGCAGCAGTGGGCTACCTGCGCTCCAAGAACATCATTCACCGGGACATCAAGGATGAGAACATTGTCATTGCTGAGGACTTCACAATCAAGCTCATCGACTTCGGCTCTGCCGCCTACTTGGAGAAGGGCAGGCTGTTTCACACATTCTGTGGGACGATCGAGTACTGTGCCCCTGAAGTCCTCATGGGAAACCC ATACAAGGGGCCAGAGCTGGAGATGTGGTCCCTGGGGGTCACGCTGTACACGCTGATCTTTGAGGAGAACCCCTTCTGTGAGCTGGAGGAGACCATGGAGGCCACGATCCACCCCCCATACCTGGTGTCGGAAG ATCTCATGAACCTCATGTCTGGGCTGCTGCAGCCTGTCCCTGAGCAGCGTACCACCCTGGAGAAGCTGGTGACAGACCCCTGGGTGACACAGCCCGTAAATCTTGCTAACTACACCTGGGATGAGGTGTGTCACATGAACAAGCCAG AAAGCGGAGCGCTGTCCGGTGTGAGCCTGGAGACAGAGAGCAGGTGTGCCAGGGAGGTGGCATGGGCGCTGGAGCCCTGA